Genomic DNA from Hordeum vulgare subsp. vulgare chromosome 2H, MorexV3_pseudomolecules_assembly, whole genome shotgun sequence:
GAAAACAGCTAGCGCAGGCATGGAAAAGTTGTTGCTTAACACAATATATAACTGATACACTTTGCGCAAGCAAGACTGTTATCGCAAAGTCCTGCAAGACATAATCACGTGCTTCCAGGATTGCTGTTTTACTTGccatttttcatatatttttataTAGAAAGCAAATACTGTAGTAGTAGTAATGACTTCCGGAGGGGGAAGTTAATCAACATTTCGGTTTTAAACACGCGATTCTAAATGAGGTGTACCAATAAGGCAGGCCCGGTGCACATTCCATCCGTCCATGATTCTGCAATCTCACCGTAAATGGTTACCTTTTTCGTGTCCAGCAGTACCGAAAATCACATAATTAATGTAGCCATTACATCCAGACCAAAAAAGACAAGACAGAGGCATTTTCATGTTTGCAAACATGTGAAATAAGTTGTATCTCCAAGAAAAGATCCGCTGAAAGCAATGTGGCATGGAGAAGCAAGCAGGGTGGTTAAATCCATCCATCCAGCATTTTCAACGCAAAGGAAGCAACCCCCGGTCCCTTGAGACCAAAAACATCGCTGATAGGCTTTATAGAGACAAGACCAAAATTAGCTAGCTAGGCAAAACTTGAATCGGTAGCAATGCCAATGCAAGATATGTGAAGCGAAAATGTGGTTGTGCCTGCCAACTCCAATTGACAAGGCATAACATGTCGCCATTTAAAACGCCAAAACCATCTATGTATAATCCAGCAAGATATATCCACCATGTCATGTCACCAACCTACCTTGTATCATGTATGTAGTACATCCATCCCCAtgggaagaaagaagaagagaaagaaacagggaGCCCCAAGTGAGTGAGAAACAAAggcagcaacaaatgaagcaaacAACCCAAGCCAAGCAAAGGCGGCATGCAAAGCAAAGGCTGCCAAAGAGAGGATGCACACACTAACCACAATCATGAATGGGCAAGGCCAGCCCCCACCACCTCACCACCCTTAACAAAAACACCAGAAACCGAAATTTGggaggaggagaaatcaagaaaaagctgaggagagagaagggagggtGGGAGGATCAAGAAAGGGAGGAGAGGCTTTGCATCCAAGCGTGCTCCCCCCCAAGCAACCCCCCTTCCCTCCTTCCGGTCAGCGTCCCTGTTGACCACTCCGTTGCAACGGAACGGAACGGAGGGCATCCTCCTTCCTTGTGTAGCCAGCCACGCACCCCCTGCTCCCTCCTAGGACTATATATAACTCCTATCCTCTCCCATTCTCGCCATTACGGACACACcatctctcttctcttctcttctctttctccccGCAACCGTCCAAGACTTGCAACAGCTCGCCGCCCGCAACGACGTAACACGGACGCCGCATCGTGGAACGGGGGCAGGCGGCATGAAGACGAGGCGTGGCGCCTGCTACTCCTGCCATGAGCCGGCGGCAGAGGAGCCGGAGATGCACCGCCGGAAGAGGCGGAGGACGGCCATGGAGGCGGCGGGGtgtgctgccgctgccgctgccgtcgGAGACATGTTCGAGGACCTGCCGGATGACCTCTTGCTGTCCATACTTGCTGATGTCGCCGCGTCCGCCCGCTCGCCGGCCGACCTCGCCGGCGCCACCATGACGTACGTCCCTGTTTCCTCTGCTTTCTTGTAGTATTACGATGGATGAATGCGATTCGTGATTGTCGCTGGGATGGAGATGGAGTTCTTACGGGGATGTGCGTGCAGGTGCAAGAGATTCAGGGAGTTGGGCCAGAGCAAGGTTGTTCTTGCCAAGGTGTCGCCGCGGTGCCTCGCCGTCCGGGCCAAAAGCTGGTCGGACTCCGCCCACCGCTTCCTGCAGCGCTGCGCCGACGCCGGCAACCTCGACGCATGCTACCTTCTTGGCATGGTAAGAACCATGGCCATCGTAACTGACTCACCCATGTTTCCTTTGTGCTTGGCGATCGTAACTGACTCACCCATGTTTCCATTGTTTTTGGTGCGCTATAGATCCGCTTCTACTGCCTGGGGAGCCGGGGGTCGGGAGCAGCGCTGATGGCTGCGGCGGCGGTGGGTGGCCACCGGGAGGCGCTCTACTCGCTGGCCGTCATCCAGTTCAACGGCAGCGGTGGCAGCAAGGACGACCGCGACCTCCGGGCGGGCGCTGCGCTGTGCGCGCGCGCGGCGTcgctcggccacgtcgacgcgctCCGCGAGCTCGGCCACTGCCTCCAGGACGGCTACGGCGTGCGCCGCTCCTTGCTCGACGGGCGCCGCCTCCTCATCCAGGCGAACGCGCGGGAACTCGCCGCCGCGGTCACCACGTCGGCCTCGCTGCTCCGCGCGGCGGCCAGCAGCGGCAAGGCCTCGCGGAGGCACTCGTGCCTGCTCAGCGACTTCGGGTGCCGCGCCGCGGTCGCCGCGGCCGGCGAGGCGCATGCCGCCAACCGGTTCCTCGTCGAGTGGTTCGCGTCGCGGCCGCTGGGCGGCGAGAGCAGCAGcccagcagcagcaccagcaccagcggaCGACGGCGGGGGCCTGcggctgtgctcgcacgcgctgtGCGGTCGGCCGGAGACGCGGCGGCACGAGTTCCGGCGGTGCTCCGTGTGCGGCGTGGTGAACTACTGCTCGCGCGCGTGCCAGGCGCTGCACTGGAAGATGGCGCACAAGGCCGAGTGCACGCCCATGGACCGGTGGCTCGACGGCGCCAACGCTAACCCCAACCCCAATGCCGTCGCCGTGGCCGCTCCGGCGCTGTAATCGCCGCCGTGTCCTACCACCCGTTTCTGGccagttctttcctttttttttccatTGGTCTTTTTCCGAACCTCCTCTGTACATGGTCGCTGCGGTAAAGGTGAGTTTAGCCGAGTCTGGTTACTTGCGGATTGTTTTTATGAAGGAAAATTTTTAGTATTAACCTAAAAAAAATCAGACTAATACAGCGGGAGTACAATGTTTCGTGGAGATGTGAAATGTGACGTCGAAAGTTCTGCAGTTTCCCTTGTTTCCTGGTGCCCACCTGCCAACCCTGTCACAGAAATGGCAGTGAGAGCAACTGAAACGCGACACGGGAAATAAATCGCCCTGAAGTTGAATACGCCCTGCAGGCTGCAGCACGACGGTTTGCGCGTGCGTCTGCAACCGCGACGCTCCCCTTATACTCTATAGCAGTTATCGCCCCCGTCTGCTTCGGCCCATctcgtgacgaagaagaaagaggcCATTTCAGTCCATTCCGGAGGCTGTAATAATATGAAAATGAAGAAATCTCAAGGAAACAAAGCTAGCGCTGGACGTAGGATGCCCGTGCCCCGGTAGTGGATTTGGAGGATCGCATCCTGTGGACCGGATATGGAACGTGTGGAAGGTAGTGCGCCCGACGGGATCGTGCACCGCCGAGTGATGCCTTGTCATTTGTCAAGGACAAATATCCGGCtgctgcaagtgtgtgtgtgtaatcGCGATAGATTCGGCGCTAGTAGTGGACCGTGATGAGGCGGAACCTCAGGCGCACATATGTCAACGTGCGTGTGCGGGACAAGCAGATCGACGCGTCCTTGTACCGGTGTTTTAACTTCTTGCCGAGGGTAGTAGCAGCAGCGAGTTGGAACTTGGATATGCGTATGAATGGATGGCTACCGCCGAACTAGGTTACACGATCCAGTACTGTCTTGTCTTTAGTCCCTCGTAGATAGAATCCATCACTGCAAGGTTTTTGTGATCCTGCTTCAGTTCAGGTATTTCATATCCCAATACTTCATaacaaggaggctcatgatttagCCTAGATAGCTATCTAACAAATATCAGATCAAACACTTGAAGTTTCCTGTAGCAATGTGATTCCATTGAAGTTGATATGTTCTCACATGAAAGTTCATGGAGTTGTAACCCTCAATGTAAATTGTTTGAACTCTGAATAGAATGCTTATGAATTGACGCCTTTGGCGCCTTTGATTGTTCAAAAAAAAGTTTTTTGCAAGCTATTGTCTTTACAGGTCTGCTAATTTTCGTCTTTTAtagagtttttttttgaaaaggaggaagaCCCCGCCTCTGCATCTAGACGATGCATGCAGTCATTTTATTTATTATTCACAAAAGATTTTACAAAAAGATACAACAGTAAATCTGAAGCCACCATCTAGACAATATGTGTCGATATTCCTATCCATTTGATGAAGGAATGCTGATAGTATGTGCCTAATACCAAACAGACCTCGCAGCCAAGCCTAACATCTAAGACGTGAGGCCCCAACCAGGCCACTTGCCGGTTATGGGGTACACACCGGTCTGACGTACACATAGAGGCCGCCGCCGCGAGCTGCCATCAATCCATCTTCAAAGTTGTACTGACGCATCAACCTTGTCCGGCCTAACTGTCACGAACGCCACCACGACGCCACACAACGTCACCATCCCGCGCTCGTCCATCAACACACACCCAACACCGAGACCCCGCTACTCCATGCCGCTGAGACCCGCCGTTGTTGATGTGTTAGATGCAACGCTGCTCATCCTTCACGAACACCACGTGCAACCACtagtcccatccccttcacctgcaAATCCTCTGCATTCCCTACCGTTCCCCAAGGCCCCTAACGACACCTCCAGGAAGGTCACGACGCGAACAACGCCGCTGCCGCCAAATTCGAAGAGGATTCAAGGTTTTCGCCCCATAGGAAAATTGGGGTGGGTAATTTGGGCCCTCAGCTCCGCCTTCATGAAGGAGGCGGAACCCACGGACGCCGCGGCAGCCGGGCCGGTCAGATCATCCAAGGTTTCCCCAGGACACAAGGTACACCACCATGGCTCACCATCACCGAAGCCTGCACCCGCAAACCAGTGGGACGACGAGAGAGGTAGGAGTAGAAAGGGGAACTTCAAAATGTGACGTCGTCGCACCAACCCGCTACGACCGCCACAGGGTCACCGTCCGGCAGCCACGCCGTCACGCTCCCGATAGAGGCCATCATGGGCCAGATCAACGCCGCCGCCCGATCAAAGCCTCATCCACGAGATCGACCGCCGCCCTGACCGGGACTCCCCTGTCGCACCGCGAGCGCGCCACCCAGGGCAAGATCTGGCCGGCCTCGCCACGGAGCCACCCGCACACAACAGCCGAAAACGAACCCTCCGCAGCTGCCGCGCCTTGGAGGAGTAGCAACATGCCACCACACTGTCCAGGGACACACGCGCTACCTTCTTGCCCGCTCCCCTCCAAGCCGAGGAGCCCTACGACAGTTCCTTGCCCAGTGTGAGGAGCCATCCCGTGCCAACGCAACCTCATACGGAGAGGAACGAGATCCCCGCCGCCACCTACGCCGGTCGGGCTTTGCATGGTGGCACCACTCAGTTGTGGCAAGGAAGGTAGACCGTGAGGGGAGGTTCGTGCGGCTGAGCGCTAGGGTTCTCCCTATCGCCCGCGGGGGCGACCTCGGGCGCGATCTGTTTTCCCTTCTGCCGATGATGTATGGCGCCGTCTTTTATAGAGGTAGTAGATGAGAATTAACAAAGTCTCATCTAACCCTACGTCATTTGATTGatcaaagcaaaaaagaaaaaggcaaaatccATACGATTTTTTTCTTGAAATCAAGCGACGTAGGAGTTAGATGAGGCATACTTAAGAGCTAGCCACATCCCTTGTCTTTATTGTAATACTTTAACCCAACATTGTTTCGTGTATATATATTGGAATAGTTTTAGAAAATTCCAGTAATTTTCTGTGTGATCTACTCACTATGTCATAGCTTATTAAGctcaaaacttttaaaaaattgaCCAAGAATTAAATTGAACATATCTGGTTCATAGTATACGAAATTTGATGAATACTAGTTCAATGGCCCCAGAAAGCATCCCATCCTATCATTCTGTTTTTCCTTGCATTGTTTGCTTGTTTTTTTCATTCCGTGATGTTTAATTATACAGTTTGATGTTTAAGTATAAGATTTGTTCTATGCAATCTCAACAATACCGTTATGAATGACTATATTTTGCTGCTGTTAAGATTGTTGTAGTAAGAAAATGCCTATTTTGGTTTTTGGTTCCGATGACTATATTTGTTTTCCATGTTATACTCCCTCCGCCCATAACGTAAGATATTAATACATCCGATATGTTAGTATATTGGATGTAATTAGATCTTATATTGTGGTTCAGAGAGAGTATGGTACTGCATCATTGTGTAATTGTTGTTTAGCTTCtaatattacttgttgcttgtaggtacatatgtcacTCATAAATATCCGCGCTTAGACCCTTTTGCGTATGGGGCAATGAGATATTCATGAATGAGCATCGTGCGAGGTAAGTAATAAAGATTGTTAGGACAATGGTCAAAATGTGAAAATTAAACTATTTATTTATAGTTTGTCCAAGACAACAGTGATCTGTAGTATATGAACTGAGAATTTAGTAGCTTTTTactgcccataatgacttgttagCCGACATTGtctatttattttttcctttgcagTGGTTCCCAGCACATTTTACTCAAGATCACCTCTCAAACTACATGATTATTATACATGCAAATGTACATGTATTTCTACCAGATTACAATAAATATCTGGAAGTCCTCATGATGATATTGAAGGATGGGCTAGAGTCGTgtgtgtcgtggtaacgattccgacaatagaaagagggtaggataaaggagcatgatctatcgagatgcaaatgggtgacatggtggttttagcgagttcgggcctctcacggtggagataacaaccctacgtcacgtgctccggagaggcttcgttttatctgtcatgaacatgagttacatggtatagagagagccagagctctagggaaagaatgagcccgcagGGGGGAGAAGAAGCTAACCCTTAGCTATgtgggggggtggcttatatagagtgcgccaccctcacctcttatgttacaagatgtggcattgatgccataatgtcatccCACTACAGGACCTCCTCTATGCTTCGACTGCCtttccgactgttggtatttgcctaCCCGAGTGAGtcgtacggccgagtggttgactgtcagccgagtggatggaatgtacttgtccgaATGGATCCGTACTTAGTGTATTTGATGTTGTCGCGATCCAGCCatgatttcccttgtagtcctaataatgaggtgccctcgggtaggacatataggtcagacctatgaccctaccctagggttgTATCCCCGTCAGTGCGTGCATTCAACATGGAGGAGGGCACACTACGGGCATTCCGCTTCACCTTCTACAACAGCCCGAATATCTTGTGCCTCTTTCTTTACCATCTTTAATACAAGTATTCAACCATCGTTCATCATTATTTATTTCGTGCTTATGTAAATCTTTTGTTGACGTAATTCTTGAACTCTGTACGTGTGAATCAAATAATGCATTGGTTGTTGAACCTATATATTTGTTGATATGATGGATATGTAAAAATAAATTCCTACTTTCAAATTGAAATTATGCAAAAAATGTAGCGATTCAAATAGAAAAAGATGCTCTATGGGTCATTACGCCGCACACAGTTTGTAAATCTCAACGTTTTTAAATACCTCATGATCGCACAGGTTTGACAGATAGAAAACATGTGCGGCCATGAGCTCAACTGGCGTTTGCAAACAATGTGTGGTGAAAGACAATAtcaaaatcggtgcaaccgaattcaGCGTTGGTGATAGAATCTCTCTCGCACATAGTTCAAAATTATAAACTGTTTGTGATGTAATGCGCATCATAAACGTTGCACCATAGAATTGCGCATGCGATATTTATCCTGTCTGACACGAGTATGACATTTAGACATTTCTTTAACTTATCCGACACTCCTATGACAGTTAAATTGTCTTCTTAGTTACAAATTGCAAATGGTGCAACACAGAGTATCCCGTGTGATGGTAATGCAATGTCACACGGGTATCAAAGATGAGCCAtatggaaagtatgacatatcTCAAGCACTTGACCGATGACTCTCATTTGTGATAGATGCGAACATCACATACGCTTAGTTTTGGCAAATCTTTGCGTTCATCGGTCACCATAACCGATGATTTTTCTGTGTCATGTGTGATGGacccccctatcgcccacacaCGCAAGGTGAGGATTTAAAACTATGTCACGAAAAGGGGTTAATCGTTTGTATAGCATGTCGCTGCACCAGTGCCACCTTATTCTTCTCactcccttgcacaatgcaagatgattTGATTCCACGAGCGGTGACTGAAcctatacaaacaaggttgggtatATCCCCACAACGTAATCAGAGGCTTCCAACGCACCCATATAGCTTCTCTACAATGGTGTGTGGTTCTACGTCGatctcttccgtctagggtgcccaaacacccaagaataacaagttgatgatgatgtagAAGCCGATGAACGCAAAAcggtttggtggaagtgtagaccgGGTGAACCTCCACCTATCCCAAAAGTATTGCGGAGTTTGTGTGGTTGGGGAAGGATATCTCAAGATTTTGGAGGTTTTGGGAATGGTGGAGAAGAGGTTGGGAAAAGGTTACGGTTAGAACgaagaagaaggggggggggtatttataccCCTTGAACAGCTACTCTCGAACTCCATCATCCTGATTGTGCCGAGCTTGGTACCTGTCTCATTGGGCGGGAGTGTGAATCCTAGATCCATAAATATATCTTGTCGGTCACGCTATAGACTTAATGTTCTATCGCAGGTCAACTAGGTCTCTGGGTTGAGCCGATTCCCTTCTCCTATCTCGTCCTCAAGGAGGGCGGTCTGGTTGGTCGTCTTGTGCGAATGTGGGTGGTGCGGCCTCCAAGGACTCATCTTCAAATTCTCGCAACAAACGGCAACACGGGAAGCTTTTAGTTTGTCCCTGTCGTTCATGGTCAtacctgattgcaatctctggtgatggctagacgaatgctgatgtcaacaaaccttcccctgcaatggcaccagaagaatgctgctagcactccccggcaatgacactagaagaatgttgttgatggcccaccagcgcgtgggttcgcagcagttttcgagggtagagtattcgacccaatttgttggtttaccagtcgggaggtgagagaatactctcgagtattagcagctgaatttgtcagattcaaccacacctgaaagattaatatctgcaagcacagcaGTAACAGAAAAGTAATATGATAAGAACAgtgtcaaaaacgatctgttgacgacagactattcctaacgattgtatcaatggtgccaagttgcctcgttgacagaaattgtcagttcccgtcaacgatcggTGAACCaaaagtgtagcaggtagcagcagtgtaacgagtaacaacagtggcaaggaacagcagtagtgagagcagtagcaagtagcaacagtagcaagcgatagtagtagcaacagcagcagcagagcaaaacaagtaacatcagtagcaacaatagtagcagagcaagacaagtaacaacagtagtacaaactcgtaggcaatgggtcggtgatttatttggatgatattcatcatgcaacacctataacacggagagatatgtggctagctcccattcgtgaatgtgatgtaggcatgcattctgtgtgtcgtcatacgtgcttagggaaaagaacttgcgtgacatctattgtccatccctcctgtggcagcggggtccaaaaggaaactatgggatattaaggttctccttttaataaagaaccagaccaacgcattagcacttggtgaacacatgaactcctcaaactatggtcatcaccgggagtggttccggttattgtcactccggggttgccggatcataacacatactaggtaactacaacttccaagatcggatctaaaacacacatatattggtgacaacataataatttcagatctgaaatcatggcactcgggccctagtgacaagcattaagcatggcaaagtagtagcaacatcaatctcagaacatagtggatactagggatcaatccccatcaaaactaactcgattacatgatagatctcatcctactcatcaccgcccaacgagcctacgaatagattactcacaaacgacgaagagcttcatggaattggagagggaagaaggttgatgatgacgatggcgacgatttcccctctacggagcccaagacggactccagatctgccctcgagatgaagaataggtggtggcggtgcctccgtatcgaaaacgcgatgaaaacttctctctttattttttctaggacgaaaggggacttatagacctgagattgggggcggcagagccatgtgggccccacaagcctgcccaccgccatgagggggggtggtggccgagccagggcttgtggcccaccggcccaccccctgaggtggaacttggcgcagatatttttcttattttccaaaacagctccccgtaaattttcacgacgtttagagaactttgatttctgcacaaaaataacaccaaggcaattctgctgaaaacagcgtcagtccaggttagttccattcaaatcatggaaattagagtccaaaacaagggcaaaagagtttggaaaagtagatacgatggagacgtatcagtatccctCTTCGACGACCAGGAGTTTTATCCATCTCTTAGTGATGGAATCATGTTCGGCTTTAAGTtgcatctgttggggaacgtcgcatgtgaaacaaaaaatttcctacgcgcacgaagacctatcatggtgatgtccatctacgagaggggatgagtgatctacgtacccttgtagatcatacagcagaagcgttagtgaacgcggttgatgtagtggaacgtcctcacgtccctcgatccgccccgcgaacaatcccacgatcagtcccacgatctagtaccgaacggacggcacctccgcgttcagcacacgtacagctcgacgatgatctcggccttcttgatccagcaagagagacggagaggtagaagagttctccggcagcgtgacggcgctccggaggttggtgatgaccttgtctcagcagggctccgcccgagctccgcagaaacgcgatctagaggaaaaaccatggaggtatgtggtcgggctgccgtggaaaagttgtctcaaatcagccccaatacctcagtatatataggagggagggggaggcaagaggcagcctcaaaccctcaaggtttggccgaaattggaggtggaggagtcctactccaatcctacttggagtaggattccaccttcccacttggaaactctttccaccttgtgttttttccttctcaaaccttatgggccttagtgggaacttattccagcccactaggggctggtttatctcttcccatagcccatgagaccccttggggcgtgacacccctcccgatggtccccgacacccctcccggcactcccggtacactaccgatgagcccgaaacttttccggtaatgcacgaaaaccttccggtaaccaaatgaggtcatcctatatattaatattcgtttccggaccattccggaaaccctcgtgacgtccgtgatctcatccgggacaccgaacaacattcggtaaccaaccatataactcaaatacgcataaaacaacgtcgaaccttaagtgtgcagaccctgcgggttcgagaactatgtagacatgacccgagagactcctcggtcaatatccaatagcgggacctggattcccatattggatcctacatattctacgaagatcttatcgtttgaacctcagtgccaaggattcatataatcccgtatgtcattccctttgtccttcggtatgttacttacccgagattcgatcgtcagtatccgcatacctattttaatctcgtttaccggcaagtctctttactcgttccgtaatacaagatcccgtaacttacactaagtcacattgcttgcaaggcttgtgtgtgatgttgtattaccgagtgggccccgagatacctctccgtcacacggagtgacaaatcccagtctcgatccatactaactcaacgaacacctttggagatacctgtagagcatctttatagtcacccagttacgttgcgacgtttgatacacacaaagcattcctccggtgtccgtgagttatatgatctcatggtcataggaacaaatacttgacacgcagaaaacagta
This window encodes:
- the LOC123426528 gene encoding F-box protein At5g50450, whose product is MKTRRGACYSCHEPAAEEPEMHRRKRRRTAMEAAGCAAAAAAVGDMFEDLPDDLLLSILADVAASARSPADLAGATMTCKRFRELGQSKVVLAKVSPRCLAVRAKSWSDSAHRFLQRCADAGNLDACYLLGMIRFYCLGSRGSGAALMAAAAVGGHREALYSLAVIQFNGSGGSKDDRDLRAGAALCARAASLGHVDALRELGHCLQDGYGVRRSLLDGRRLLIQANARELAAAVTTSASLLRAAASSGKASRRHSCLLSDFGCRAAVAAAGEAHAANRFLVEWFASRPLGGESSSPAAAPAPADDGGGLRLCSHALCGRPETRRHEFRRCSVCGVVNYCSRACQALHWKMAHKAECTPMDRWLDGANANPNPNAVAVAAPAL